Proteins from a genomic interval of Thermus neutrinimicus:
- a CDS encoding amino acid ABC transporter permease has translation MPSWLRVFVFLALLLGGYFGLFALLGVVLERYFLLTGFGPDRAASAAQAMALGAEITLKLTLISGLAGLVIGVFAGMFRLSRRLWVRLPASFYIWVTRGTPLLVQILFAYNALPLLLKPLWPEAQQVLTPYWAAFIALSFNVGAYNAEVVRAGIQAIPKGQWEAAWSLGLSPADTMRFVILPQALRIVVPPLVNNVVALLKDSSLASVIALTELALSGQRIISATFRPVEVYLAVAAIYLLLTTVLTFFTNLLERRLQVAGR, from the coding sequence TCGTGTTCCTGGCCCTCCTCCTTGGGGGGTATTTTGGCTTGTTCGCCCTTTTGGGCGTGGTCCTGGAGCGCTACTTCCTCCTCACGGGCTTTGGCCCTGACCGGGCGGCTTCCGCGGCCCAGGCCATGGCCTTGGGGGCGGAGATCACCTTAAAGCTCACCTTAATCTCGGGCTTGGCGGGGCTTGTCATTGGTGTGTTTGCCGGGATGTTCCGCCTCTCCCGCCGCCTTTGGGTACGGCTTCCCGCCAGCTTTTACATCTGGGTTACCCGCGGTACACCCCTTTTGGTGCAGATCCTCTTCGCCTACAACGCCTTGCCCCTTCTGTTAAAGCCCCTTTGGCCCGAGGCCCAGCAGGTTCTCACCCCCTACTGGGCGGCCTTCATCGCCCTTTCCTTCAACGTGGGAGCCTATAACGCCGAGGTGGTGCGGGCGGGTATCCAGGCCATTCCCAAGGGGCAGTGGGAGGCCGCCTGGTCCTTAGGGCTCTCCCCGGCGGATACCATGCGCTTCGTGATCCTGCCCCAGGCCCTGCGCATCGTGGTGCCTCCTTTGGTCAACAACGTGGTGGCCCTCCTCAAGGATTCCTCCTTGGCCAGCGTCATCGCCCTTACCGAGCTGGCCCTTTCCGGGCAACGCATCATCTCGGCCACCTTTCGGCCCGTGGAGGTCTACCTGGCGGTGGCGGCCATTTACCTGCTCCTCACCACCGTGCTTACCTTCTTTACCAACCTCCTGGAGCGGAGGCTTCAGGTGGCGGGGAGGTAG
- a CDS encoding patatin-like phospholipase family protein, producing MRGVALALGGGGVRGYAHLGVLAVLEEARIPIRGLAGSSAGALAAAAYAFGHKDPWRIHEAIFDQEIAGLRQGGNLRALARLFTAFRRPHLFEAERIAQGLQRLFGEARLEASPIPLAIQAADLLTGERVVLRQGPVWEAVLASMAIPGLFPPVPWEGRLLVDGDVAEKVPVRAAKELFLKVVAVDVSNPPPKEGPKTALEAALLAGEASRRRLKDLALREADLIIALNPPKAIGTFDHEALPLVYQLGQKRTREHLEEVKALSRLRLKDVARALRLSP from the coding sequence GTGCGAGGGGTGGCCTTGGCCTTAGGCGGTGGGGGCGTGCGCGGGTACGCCCACCTGGGGGTGCTGGCGGTTCTGGAGGAGGCTAGGATACCTATCCGAGGGCTTGCGGGCAGCTCCGCGGGCGCTTTGGCCGCCGCCGCCTATGCCTTCGGCCACAAGGACCCATGGCGTATCCACGAGGCCATCTTTGACCAGGAGATCGCCGGGCTCCGGCAAGGGGGAAACCTCCGCGCCTTGGCCAGGCTCTTCACCGCCTTCCGGCGCCCCCATCTGTTTGAAGCGGAAAGGATCGCCCAGGGGCTACAACGCCTCTTCGGAGAGGCGCGCCTCGAGGCCAGCCCTATCCCCTTGGCCATCCAGGCAGCGGACCTCCTCACGGGGGAGCGGGTAGTCCTCCGCCAAGGCCCGGTTTGGGAGGCTGTTCTCGCCAGCATGGCCATTCCCGGCCTCTTCCCGCCCGTGCCCTGGGAGGGGAGGCTTTTGGTGGATGGGGACGTGGCGGAAAAGGTTCCGGTGCGGGCTGCCAAGGAGCTTTTCCTCAAGGTGGTGGCCGTGGATGTATCCAACCCTCCGCCCAAGGAAGGGCCAAAAACGGCCCTCGAGGCGGCGCTTTTAGCCGGGGAGGCCAGCCGGCGGCGCCTAAAGGACCTAGCCCTTCGGGAAGCCGACCTGATCATCGCCCTCAATCCCCCCAAGGCCATAGGTACTTTTGACCACGAAGCCCTCCCCCTGGTCTACCAGCTGGGGCAGAAGCGGACCAGGGAACACCTCGAGGAGGTCAAAGCCCTGTCCCGGCTGCGCCTAAAGGACGTGGCCCGGGCCTTGAGGCTTTCCCCATAG
- a CDS encoding TRAP transporter permease: protein MEKDASLLVEETELGGRRPKGAARYLVFGLGVVWSLFQLWATELGTLDPMRLRAVHLAFALALAFLAYPGRRGPRDRIPLLDWGLALLGVAGALYVVFEYYGITQLRGGIPSQQDVFMGTLTLVVLFLAAWRVVGPALPIIASVFILYALTGPKGLLPFTLPPWLQLHAGSQWGQLMGQLYTTAEGIWGVPLGVSATFVFLFVLFGALLERAGAGHFFIQVAYALLGHFRGGPAKAAVVASALTGVVSGSSVSNVVTTGTFTIPLMKRVGYPPEKAGAVEVASSSNGQLMPPVMGAAAFIMAEFLGIPYSQLILIAVIPAVLAYATLFITVHLEALHLGLKGVPRSELPPVGPILRSGFHYLLPLVYLIYALVGLRLTPERAALNTIFLMLVLILLQEVWRAHRGKTGLGFGLLRGGRLILEGLEAGARGMVGIALATASAGVIVGIVTMTGIGFGLTDIVERLSGGNLLLVLILAQLASLLLGMGLPTTANYIVMASLVVPVVLQLAEKAGYAVPPVAAHMFVFYFGIMADSTPPVALAAYAASAIARSDFWRTAVQGFVYELRTALLAYMFFFSPKLLLLGVGSVAEGVWIVLSALLGLTAFSASLVGFLHKRTTLLERALLMAAALTLVIPGVLTDAIGLALFLLVYAMQRVRK from the coding sequence ATGGAGAAGGACGCCTCGCTTTTGGTGGAGGAGACCGAGCTGGGAGGGCGAAGGCCCAAGGGAGCGGCGCGGTACCTGGTCTTTGGCCTGGGGGTGGTCTGGAGCCTCTTTCAGCTTTGGGCCACCGAGCTGGGCACCCTGGATCCCATGCGGCTCAGGGCGGTGCACCTGGCCTTCGCCTTAGCCCTGGCCTTTCTGGCCTACCCCGGGAGGCGAGGGCCGAGGGACCGCATTCCCCTTCTGGATTGGGGCCTAGCGCTGCTGGGAGTGGCCGGGGCCCTCTACGTGGTCTTTGAGTATTACGGCATCACCCAGCTCCGGGGAGGTATCCCCAGCCAGCAGGATGTTTTCATGGGGACCCTGACCCTTGTGGTCCTCTTCCTGGCTGCCTGGCGGGTGGTGGGGCCCGCGTTGCCCATTATCGCCTCGGTGTTTATCCTCTATGCCCTTACCGGGCCTAAGGGGCTTCTCCCCTTTACCCTTCCCCCTTGGCTTCAGCTCCATGCGGGTAGCCAGTGGGGTCAGCTCATGGGGCAGCTCTACACCACCGCCGAGGGCATCTGGGGTGTGCCCTTGGGGGTTTCCGCCACCTTTGTGTTCCTCTTCGTCCTCTTTGGGGCGTTACTCGAAAGGGCAGGAGCGGGACATTTCTTCATCCAGGTGGCCTACGCCCTGTTGGGCCACTTCCGCGGGGGGCCGGCTAAGGCAGCGGTGGTGGCCAGCGCCCTCACGGGGGTGGTTTCGGGAAGTTCCGTTTCCAACGTGGTCACCACGGGCACCTTCACCATCCCCCTGATGAAGCGGGTGGGTTATCCACCGGAGAAGGCCGGGGCGGTGGAGGTGGCCTCCTCCTCCAACGGGCAGCTCATGCCTCCGGTCATGGGAGCGGCGGCCTTCATCATGGCGGAGTTCCTGGGCATCCCCTATAGCCAGCTCATCCTGATCGCTGTCATCCCCGCCGTTTTGGCCTATGCCACCCTTTTCATCACCGTGCACCTCGAGGCCCTCCACCTTGGGCTCAAGGGGGTGCCGCGCTCGGAGCTTCCCCCGGTGGGCCCCATCCTGCGCTCCGGGTTCCATTACCTTTTGCCTCTGGTCTACCTGATCTATGCCCTGGTGGGCCTGCGGCTTACCCCAGAGCGGGCGGCCTTGAACACCATCTTCCTCATGCTGGTCCTCATCCTGCTCCAGGAGGTGTGGCGGGCCCATAGGGGGAAAACCGGGCTCGGCTTCGGTCTTCTTAGAGGGGGGAGGCTTATCCTGGAGGGCCTCGAGGCGGGGGCCCGGGGCATGGTGGGCATCGCCTTGGCCACCGCCAGCGCCGGGGTCATCGTGGGCATCGTCACCATGACCGGGATTGGCTTTGGCCTCACGGACATCGTGGAGCGCTTATCGGGGGGGAATCTTCTCCTGGTCCTCATCCTGGCCCAGCTCGCCAGCCTCCTCCTCGGCATGGGGCTTCCCACCACCGCCAACTACATCGTCATGGCCTCCTTGGTGGTGCCGGTGGTGCTTCAGCTTGCAGAGAAGGCGGGCTATGCGGTGCCCCCCGTGGCTGCCCACATGTTCGTCTTCTATTTCGGCATCATGGCCGACTCCACGCCCCCGGTGGCCTTGGCCGCCTACGCGGCCAGCGCCATCGCCAGGTCCGATTTCTGGAGGACGGCGGTCCAGGGTTTCGTGTATGAGCTTCGCACCGCCCTCCTGGCCTACATGTTCTTCTTCAGCCCCAAGCTTCTCCTTTTGGGGGTGGGAAGCGTGGCCGAGGGGGTGTGGATCGTGCTTTCCGCCCTCTTGGGCCTGACGGCCTTCAGCGCCAGCCTGGTGGGCTTCCTACATAAGCGCACCACCCTCTTGGAGAGGGCCCTTCTCATGGCGGCGGCCCTCACCTTGGTGATACCGGGGGTTCTTACGGATGCCATCGGCTTGGCCCTCTTCCTCCTGGTTTACGCCATGCAACGGGTGCGAAAATGA
- a CDS encoding TAXI family TRAP transporter solute-binding subunit, translating to MRLKGTLLAGIAFLGLGLAQEFITIGSGSTTGVYFPVATGMAKLVNDAGVGIRANARSTGGSVANINAIAAGEFEMALAQNDIAYYAYQGCCIAAFDGKPVKGIRALAALYPEVVHIVARADAGIRTVADLKGKRVVVGDVGSGTEQNARQILEAYGLRFEDLGQAIRVSATQGIQLVQDKRADALFYTVGLGASAIQQLALTTPITLVAVDLGKVQAIAKKYPFYVGFNIPGGTYKGVEVTTPTVAVQAMLIASEKLSAETVYKFMKAVFGNQEAFKKIHPNLERFFSLEKAVKGLPIPLHPGAERFYKEAGVLK from the coding sequence ATGCGGCTAAAAGGGACGTTGTTGGCAGGGATCGCTTTCCTAGGCTTGGGCCTGGCCCAGGAGTTTATCACCATCGGCTCGGGTTCCACCACGGGGGTTTACTTCCCCGTGGCCACGGGCATGGCCAAGCTGGTGAACGATGCGGGCGTGGGCATCCGGGCTAACGCCCGCTCCACCGGGGGCAGCGTGGCCAACATCAACGCCATCGCCGCCGGGGAGTTTGAAATGGCCCTGGCGCAAAACGATATCGCCTACTACGCCTACCAGGGGTGTTGCATCGCTGCCTTTGACGGCAAGCCGGTGAAGGGCATCCGCGCCTTGGCGGCCCTTTACCCCGAGGTGGTCCATATCGTGGCCCGGGCGGATGCGGGCATCCGCACCGTGGCGGATCTCAAGGGTAAGCGGGTGGTGGTGGGCGATGTGGGCTCGGGTACCGAGCAGAATGCCCGGCAGATCCTCGAGGCCTACGGCCTCCGCTTTGAGGATCTGGGCCAGGCCATCCGGGTGAGCGCCACCCAGGGCATCCAGCTGGTGCAGGATAAGCGGGCGGATGCCCTTTTCTACACGGTGGGCCTGGGGGCCAGCGCCATCCAGCAACTGGCCCTCACCACCCCCATCACCCTGGTGGCGGTGGACCTGGGTAAGGTCCAGGCCATCGCCAAGAAGTACCCCTTCTACGTGGGCTTCAACATCCCTGGGGGCACCTACAAGGGGGTGGAGGTCACCACGCCCACGGTGGCGGTGCAGGCCATGCTGATCGCGTCGGAGAAGCTATCCGCCGAAACCGTGTACAAGTTCATGAAGGCGGTGTTCGGCAACCAGGAGGCCTTCAAGAAGATCCACCCCAACCTGGAGCGCTTCTTCAGCTTAGAGAAGGCGGTGAAGGGCTTGCCAATCCCCTTGCATCCTGGTGCGGAGCGGTTCTACAAGGAGGCCGGAGTCCTCAAGTAG
- the hisA gene encoding 1-(5-phosphoribosyl)-5-[(5-phosphoribosylamino)methylideneamino]imidazole-4-carboxamide isomerase, which translates to MLLIPAVDLKGGRAVRLYEGDPGKETPYGDPVGAALRWQEEGARLLHLVDLDRALGRGDNLEALRQIARAVRIPFEVGGGVRSLEVLREILLLGASRVVVGTVAVKDFGLLEALLAEAGPDRLAVALDARGLEVVVSGWQEATSLSALDLLGRWEAMGVRTVIYTDVRRDGTLKGLDLEVVARVREAWPHELIAGGGIAGPEDLVGLKRLGMEGALLGKALYEGRVRLSHYKEGVF; encoded by the coding sequence ATGCTGCTGATTCCCGCCGTGGACCTGAAGGGGGGCAGGGCTGTGCGCCTTTACGAGGGGGACCCGGGGAAGGAGACCCCGTACGGGGACCCGGTGGGGGCGGCCCTGCGCTGGCAGGAGGAAGGGGCAAGGCTTCTGCACCTAGTGGACCTGGACCGGGCCCTGGGAAGGGGGGATAACCTCGAGGCCCTCCGTCAGATCGCCCGGGCGGTGCGCATTCCCTTTGAGGTGGGGGGCGGGGTGCGTTCCCTGGAGGTTCTCCGGGAGATTCTCCTTTTGGGGGCTTCCCGGGTGGTGGTGGGCACGGTGGCGGTAAAGGACTTTGGTCTTCTGGAGGCCCTGTTGGCGGAGGCGGGGCCTGATAGGCTGGCGGTGGCCTTGGATGCCCGGGGCCTCGAGGTGGTGGTCTCGGGTTGGCAGGAGGCCACTTCCCTTTCCGCCCTGGATCTTCTTGGGCGTTGGGAGGCCATGGGGGTGCGCACGGTGATCTACACCGATGTCAGGCGGGATGGGACCCTCAAGGGCTTGGACCTGGAGGTGGTGGCCCGGGTACGCGAGGCCTGGCCCCACGAGCTCATTGCGGGCGGGGGGATCGCGGGCCCGGAGGACCTTGTGGGCCTAAAGCGCCTCGGGATGGAGGGCGCCCTTTTGGGCAAGGCCCTCTACGAGGGGCGGGTGCGCCTTTCCCACTACAAGGAAGGGGTATTCTAA
- a CDS encoding LapA family protein: MKLAHWVFLLVTLGVAGAGLYLYLAFPFLEVPTPLGSWPLYYLLPAAYALGFLVGGVYALALWLGGLGERRALLREVRRLQGEINALKRERIEEIPKIPDREEA, from the coding sequence ATGAAGCTGGCCCACTGGGTGTTTCTCCTGGTCACCTTGGGGGTGGCGGGGGCGGGGTTGTACCTGTACTTGGCCTTCCCCTTCCTGGAGGTGCCCACCCCTTTGGGTTCCTGGCCCCTTTACTACCTCCTTCCCGCGGCCTATGCCCTGGGATTCTTGGTGGGGGGAGTGTATGCCCTTGCCCTTTGGCTTGGGGGCCTGGGGGAAAGGCGTGCCCTTCTTAGGGAGGTGCGGCGGCTTCAGGGGGAGATAAACGCTCTAAAGCGGGAGCGCATCGAGGAGATTCCCAAGATTCCCGACCGGGAGGAGGCTTAA
- a CDS encoding amino acid ABC transporter ATP-binding protein yields MKAVDPIIRIHNLHKWFGALHVLKGIHLEVAPGERLVIIGPSGSGKSTLIRCINRLEDFQEGEVVVDGRNVKEEKALKEVRREVGMVFQQFNLFPHMTVLENIILAPMRVRGWSRERAVGKALELLERVGILDQAGKYPGQLSGGQQQRVAIARALAMEPKVMLFDEPTSALDPEMVGEVLDVMRDLARGGMTMLVVTHEMGFAREVADRVIFMDGGQIVEEGRPEEIFSSPKEERTRAFLQRVLHH; encoded by the coding sequence ATGAAAGCGGTGGACCCCATCATCCGCATCCACAACCTGCACAAGTGGTTTGGTGCCCTGCACGTGCTCAAGGGGATCCACCTGGAGGTGGCTCCTGGGGAGAGGCTGGTGATCATCGGTCCTTCGGGCTCGGGGAAGAGCACCCTGATCCGCTGCATCAACCGCCTGGAGGACTTCCAGGAGGGGGAGGTGGTGGTGGACGGGCGCAACGTGAAGGAGGAGAAGGCCCTCAAGGAGGTGCGGCGGGAGGTGGGGATGGTCTTCCAGCAGTTCAACCTCTTCCCCCACATGACGGTGTTGGAGAACATCATCCTGGCTCCCATGCGAGTGCGGGGCTGGTCCCGGGAGCGGGCGGTGGGGAAGGCTTTGGAGCTATTGGAGCGGGTGGGGATCCTGGACCAGGCGGGGAAGTACCCGGGCCAGCTTTCCGGGGGCCAGCAGCAGCGGGTGGCCATAGCCCGGGCTTTGGCCATGGAGCCCAAGGTGATGTTGTTTGACGAGCCCACCAGTGCTTTGGACCCGGAGATGGTGGGGGAGGTGTTGGACGTGATGCGGGATTTAGCCAGGGGGGGCATGACCATGCTGGTGGTGACCCACGAGATGGGTTTTGCCCGGGAGGTGGCGGACCGGGTGATATTCATGGACGGGGGGCAGATTGTGGAGGAGGGGAGGCCGGAGGAGATCTTCTCCTCCCCCAAGGAGGAGAGGACCCGGGCCTTCCTGCAACGGGTGCTCCACCATTAG
- the trpC gene encoding indole-3-glycerol phosphate synthase TrpC, protein MRPYLSRVPGVLGEIARRRAKEVVPHPLPPAPEMVPSFREALLGPGLSVIAEVKKASPSEGAIREMDPAEAAQAYARGGAKAISVLTEPHYFGGSLEDLPKVRRAVDLPLLRKDFVVDPFMLEEAKAYGASAVLLIVALLGELTGAYLEEAARLGLDSLVEVHTERELELALEAGAEVVGINNRDLSTLRIDLATAPRLGRLARERGFGGVLVAESGYSSREELKALSGLFDAVLIGTSLMKSRSLEEALRALIG, encoded by the coding sequence ATGCGCCCGTACTTGAGTAGGGTTCCCGGTGTGCTAGGGGAGATCGCCCGCAGGCGGGCGAAGGAGGTAGTTCCCCATCCCCTTCCCCCTGCCCCCGAGATGGTGCCCTCCTTCCGGGAGGCCCTGCTGGGGCCAGGACTTTCCGTGATCGCTGAGGTGAAGAAGGCAAGCCCCTCGGAAGGGGCCATAAGGGAGATGGACCCCGCCGAAGCAGCCCAGGCTTATGCCCGGGGCGGGGCCAAGGCCATCAGCGTCCTCACCGAGCCCCACTACTTTGGGGGTAGCCTCGAGGACCTCCCCAAGGTCCGTCGGGCGGTGGACCTGCCCCTGTTGCGCAAGGACTTCGTGGTGGATCCCTTCATGCTAGAGGAGGCCAAGGCCTACGGGGCCAGCGCGGTCCTCCTCATCGTGGCCCTTTTGGGGGAACTCACCGGGGCTTACCTGGAGGAAGCCGCGCGGCTTGGCCTGGATAGCCTGGTGGAGGTGCACACGGAAAGGGAGCTGGAGCTGGCCCTGGAGGCGGGGGCAGAGGTGGTGGGCATCAACAACCGGGATCTCAGCACCCTGCGCATCGACCTCGCCACGGCCCCCCGCCTTGGCCGCCTGGCCAGGGAGAGGGGGTTTGGCGGCGTCTTGGTGGCGGAGTCCGGGTATTCCAGCCGGGAAGAGCTAAAAGCCTTAAGCGGACTTTTTGATGCGGTCCTGATCGGCACCAGCCTGATGAAAAGCCGAAGCCTGGAGGAGGCCCTTAGGGCCCTGATAGGATAG